Genomic window (Penaeus vannamei isolate JL-2024 chromosome 22, ASM4276789v1, whole genome shotgun sequence):
AGGACAGGAATTTTAAGATATTAGACCGTATTGGCGGATGAGTCAAGTCAAATCAAATCGAATTTGAGAGAAGGTTGACGCAATGAATCCGGAGACATTTGAGGTCCCAATGTAATCTTTAATAGACGGCCCCAATATGCAGCTTGTGGCCTTTACTTTCCCGTGATTGGGACCTTCGATACTCCTCTCAGAATATGTCAATGCATTAGATAAAAAGGACACCGTGGACAGGAGGAATAAATCATGAGAGGAGAAGGTTATCGCAGACAAAATACAACGAGGAAAAAGATGGGAAAATATTTGTGAATACGACAAATATTTAGATCTCCTTTCACATCTTGTAAGGTGAAGGCAAGGCCATTGGCGATATCATTGCAAGATAGACCGAGCTGCACACTCCCTTcccattttaataaaaaaaagtctcgTCTCAAAGTATTATTGATAGGAAGAATGAGCCTTGTCACTTCCTGGTGTCGCCCTACAAGAAATCGTAGGTCGCGCTGTGTAGGCTGCCTGCACTGCGTCAAAAATGTTGTTGTCCTTCACCTCGTGGGTTCTCCCGCCATTTCCTTTTGCTTTCGAGAACTACGTCTTACGCTGTTTTccggtatttattttttttttaaatattattttaaaGTATTTCCTGGTGTCGGTTTATATTTATTGGTACTCTTCTCGAAGTTTCTTTTAGCAAGCAAGCTGTGGTTTCTTAGAACTAAAATTATAATTtattggtatatttatatatttttttcaaatatagcATTTTAAGCTCAAGACTTATGAATCAGTTGACACTGATTCTGATAAAAACACTTGATTGAATGCTTTACaagttttctttccttatttatttcagTAGGATTTTGGGAGTGTCATGTTCCTTTTTTGGGAAGAAACAATTCCATTATAGATCTGTTTCATATTGCCCTTGGTTTTTTCGCcaaaatttcttttttcctctttttttattatctttttttccccttacacctgtattcatctttattatgtttattggcTAAGTTAGAGACTCAAAATAAGTGAaaggacgaggaaaagaaagataaggaaattgAAATAATCAGGAAATGGTAGAAAATGCAGCCAGTCCAAAGGACCTTGTCATACGGAGTAGGAAGGAGAGTGCAAAATGACAGGAATCGCCACGATCAATACCTGGGGTTTTTATACGAGAGAAATATTTAATAGTAATGTGACAGGTCTCGTTATAAATTAGGGAAAGTGTGTAGTTCTCACACCTTGTCGAGTTGGGCTCTCTGactcttcattttcatttgatGTGATAGCTTTTAGAATGAGTAATAGAGGTTTAATAGGTGTGGAATAGATGTGATGTGAGGGAAGAGAGGTTAGGGTTATAGGTAATTCCatgtagggatttttttttttttttttgtcagtacaGATGTCTTGAAACATGTGAAATTAGCACAGTTTAATTTTTTGAAATATGtagaaacaataatatcaaacgaTAGAttagaatattgaaaaaaataaaataaaaaggttaaaaataagagtaaaagttcatacaacacccccccccccccaaggtacTGTTTGAAATATAACATGACtcggaatgagggaggaaaagtgaTAAGATGTAGATAAGGTAAGTATTGTATAGTTGCAGATAAATGCCAGTGTATGAGATGTGACAGAATGTTGTGATTTTGTGTGAATGACGTTGAATGTCCTTGGGTTATTTCCTGTATTGTTTTGTTCcatattgttttattcatataggatgtctgtttatttgtttggtaaaTGGCAGGTAGGTAATGATGGAATGAGTGGATGAGATTTTCCATGGTGTTatatgtaaaataaagaaaatgttcaGAGGAATGCCTATATATAAAACTATTGCTCTACATGATTTGCTTTTAGAATTGAAAAAAAGATGATTTGGATGGAAATGAGATAGAATATTACTACATTGTTTGGTTTGATCTTTCAGCGCTATGCACGTCAgtaaaaattaaagtaaaaaagtTAGCacaaagataaggaagagggaatgttTCACTAATTTCTGATATgcttttttttcagtttcctgGACAACCGAGTAGGAGGTTTCTGGAACTGGATGTTCACCCTGAGCAAGGTTCCTGAGTTGGGAGATACCGTATTCATTGTCCTGAGGAAGCAGCCACTGATCTTCCTCCACTGGTACCACCATGTTACCGTCCTGCTCTACGCCTGGTACTCCTACTCCGACTACATTGCCACTGCCCGCTGGTTTGTCTGCATGAACTACCTGGTCCACAGCGTCATGTACAGCTACTATGCCCTCAAGGCTCTCAAGTTCCGTGTTCCACGCTGGATCTCCATGGGAATCACCACCGCACAGCTAGCTCAGATGGTCATGGGTGCTGCCGTCAACATCTGGGCCTACCAGGTGAAGCAGGCAGGCAATGAGTGCCATGTCTCCTACGACAACATCAAGATTTCCCTCCTAATGTACATCTCATACTTCGTCCTGTTTGCACACTTCTTCTGCCGTGCCTATGTTGTCAAAAGCGATAAGCAGGTTGGTGTCGCACAGGACAAGAAGGGCTCCTTGGCATATGAAGGCAAAAGCACAAAGGGCAAAGTGGAATAACTACTTGCAGGTTAAGCTTTGGGTTAATAGGATGTCACATTTCAATAGTTGTATGTCTGTCTcacaaagaaatagaggaaagtgGTCACCCATTGATAATTCctttgaatattttttaaaaagaagcaTTTATGGTAATGTGCAAGAAGTTATTCTCAGACTTTGCCTAGAATACACCTGCTAGAATGTTGCAGTTTGGAAACAAAATATTTGAATGATTGGTTCAGACTAAAGGTATATCAATGCAAGCAGCCAATTTTGAAAGCCACCTTTTAAGATTTACTTATGAACCAGTGAGATGAATATTGTATTGCGAAAATATCCAACATAGAATGCAAAActtgaatatatttttaaaacagcagttaatgataataatgatagatctACGTGGTGTTATTACAAAGTAtgatcttctcttccctccatgcATTTGAGGAATATTGTGAATAATTTCTTAGAATGCTGATACTGAATATTATCTTTGAATATTGTACTTTCTTTCATAAACTGTCAGGTGTCCATATCTCATAGTATGGGATGTTGTATGCACAAGTAAAGGTATTTACATTTTTCATGAACCTATTGTCTTCTGAAGTTCATGCTCTTACTGCTTCCTGTTCTCATTTGGAATCTGATATTTCTTATTCTAATTGTTGTCAATGTTTTGAGATAAAACATATATTTGGAAAATCCTGCATGCTTTTGATCAGGTGACTGATTGCCCAGAGAGAATCCAAGTCCTGATCTGAAAAAGGATTACTTGATCAGGTTGTGATATGAAGAACAAATTCTTGGGGTCCATAACTCTAGTGTACTCATCATGTTTTCTAATGAAAATATTACATTTTCAcatatttcttccccctcccttcattttttttttctcatgtaatTTTTCTCCCATGACATGACAAGGGACTTCATTAACACTTCTGCGAAAGTGACAACCCTTTCTTTGCCAAAAACATTCCCCAAATTTCatctcctttctgtcttcctttgatCTCTCAGATGCATTCCCCTGTCTATATGATTATCTTtggttgttatttatatattatgttgttatttcttgtttgtatgtttaattTGATAATGTCAGAGAGGTATTTGTAGGTGCTGATCAAGGAAGTGTTTGTGGCATACTTCTTATTTTTGAGatgattttgttcttttttttcatgtctttttaatatttttcatctgctttttaaaaaatatgtttatgagACAATGCCTTTATGTCTCACCTGTTTTTGTACAAGTAATGTATCAACACTAAAAGAAGAACAccttgtataattttttttctcctcttagaAGGTCACTGGCTTTAAGTATTCTTTGTGTTATGTGTAAAATGGTCATATTCCATTATTCCAGTATTAAACCAGTGTTTTCtcgcatttcttttattttctatgcaCTAATGTCTGAGTAAGAGTTGACCGCATTGCTATTTCCTTCACGGAAGATACCTCAATCCTAATTTTATAGTGTCGCATCGAAGTTATGAATGATATTGTAATAAAATGTCAtatcataaacatgtatatatcatatttaattagagaaaaaaatatttaaacaagCAGTCTCAGTACAGATGTCATTAAAAGCTTGAGAAGTAACTGGAGTCCACAAAGGTATGGTAGTCATCCTTCATTATACTGTTACGTATCAGATAAGTCCCTAAAATCAGCTTAGACTTTTGTGAGAAATACTAGAATGACTATTTAGTAAGACTAAGAAGGGTAGAAGATATACAAGATTTTCTAGTAAAGCTTTTTAATGAAATTCTGATATCTGATGGATTCTCTTTGCATCATACTTCTGTTGTTGATTTATATAGGTTTACTTGCAAGAACCTTTGCTTTCTAATGCAATCTTTAAGATGGTGTTAATAAAATTTTGAGGTAACACAGGGTTAAGCTGGCTGCAAATTTGTTATGAGGAAATATTTTTCTAGTAACATATTCTGAATCTGCTATGGTTTTCCCTAGTTGTTCCAATTTATTCAGAATATTGGTAGTTTCTACTTTCCTAATATGCAGAACCTTTATCCAAAGTAGAGTATTTGGTAGCATTGGTATGAATTGAtggtataaacacaaatataagtTCTTTGATTTATCAACTTAATTGACATTGTTTATTGTAGAGGGCTACATTTTCAGAAATTAAGAATTAAAAGATTTGAAATACCTTTGTTGGTGAATATTTATGGATCATTACTGTACTGATATTTTTGGTTGTACTATTTTGGCATTGTATACTGTAATCTTTCCATATAtcagcataaaaaaaatatttctttagaTTATAACCTTAAACTGCAAAGGTTTAGCATTATAAACTGGAGAACATGTAGTTAAAGGTTGAAAAATAACCAGTGAAATTGGTGGTTTTGAGCTTAcaggatctctctctctaaaaagttGCATTTACATGTGAAGTCTTGTGACAACAAc
Coding sequences:
- the Baldspot gene encoding very long chain fatty acid elongase 6 isoform X2 yields the protein MESVTMPNYSYVFKFEEDFDTLEKRRWMRENWMMCFYYIGAYMIVIYGGQLYMQTRPRFELRIPLFMWNVFLAVFSIWGAYRSAPELLYVLNNHGFHYSVCIPGPSLYLHPHKYSKTCEDTFDQICFLDNRVGGFWNWMFTLSKVPELGDTVFIVLRKQPLIFLHWYHHVTVLLYAWYSYSDYIATARWFVCMNYLVHSVMYSYYALKALKFRVPRWISMGITTAQLAQMVMGAAVNIWAYQVKQAGNECHVSYDNIKISLLMYISYFVLFAHFFCRAYVVKSDKQVGVAQDKKGSLAYEGKSTKGKVE
- the Baldspot gene encoding very long chain fatty acid elongase 6 isoform X4, which encodes MESVTMPNYSYVFKFEEDFDTLEKRRWMRENWMMCFYYIGAYMIVIYGGQLYMQTRPRFELRIPLFMWNVFLAVFSIWGAYRSAPELLYVLNNHGFHYSVCIPGPSFLDNRVGGFWNWMFTLSKVPELGDTVFIVLRKQPLIFLHWYHHVTVLLYAWYSYSDYIATARWFVCMNYLVHSVMYSYYALKALKFRVPRWISMGITTAQLAQMVMGAAVNIWAYQVKQAGNECHVSYDNIKISLLMYISYFVLFAHFFCRAYVVKSDKQVGVAQDKKGSLAYEGKSTKGKVE
- the Baldspot gene encoding very long chain fatty acid elongase 6 isoform X1, whose product is MEPLHKFRWGDGTVFALTENNKTVIYDLTVPPRQENGVYYTATNYSYSYTFNFEEEFEVKDYTGWMRVNWWHSIIWTSMYVLFIFAGQRYMQNRHRFELRSYLVVWNILLAVFSTMGALRTVPEMFHILKDYGFSFSTCISGKPFLDNRVGGFWNWMFTLSKVPELGDTVFIVLRKQPLIFLHWYHHVTVLLYAWYSYSDYIATARWFVCMNYLVHSVMYSYYALKALKFRVPRWISMGITTAQLAQMVMGAAVNIWAYQVKQAGNECHVSYDNIKISLLMYISYFVLFAHFFCRAYVVKSDKQVGVAQDKKGSLAYEGKSTKGKVE
- the Baldspot gene encoding very long chain fatty acid elongase 6 isoform X3: MSYLFNMTGVESAAGASYYNITYPLAMPFEYNFPVTEWVRWFDSHWSYVFFIIVPYMATIFGLQKWMENRPPYKMRKVLFAWNMSLALFSMYGGSRSLQEFLYVYKNMSFYSTYCLCGPRFLDNRVGGFWNWMFTLSKVPELGDTVFIVLRKQPLIFLHWYHHVTVLLYAWYSYSDYIATARWFVCMNYLVHSVMYSYYALKALKFRVPRWISMGITTAQLAQMVMGAAVNIWAYQVKQAGNECHVSYDNIKISLLMYISYFVLFAHFFCRAYVVKSDKQVGVAQDKKGSLAYEGKSTKGKVE